Genomic window (Nicotiana sylvestris chromosome 7, ASM39365v2, whole genome shotgun sequence):
CCACCATTGATCATGTCAGATTATGATTtggattatttgaattatgtataaataactttaaaatataaacctTCCAGATAAAATTTATAGAtaatcattagatattaattaagaagcaAGACATAAAACCATTTTGCAAATCTCTTAATAGATAAATAACAACTTTCTCacctcaaatttaaataagttttatcatttttctttatgatgaaagttttgattaatttctctctatttattccttatttttgctattttattattcaatacataatattattacattgttatgtggctttcattagcttgtttaatttaatatctatttctaccacactcattttattattaatcataaaagttaattttttatttgtttgaacacattatatgtaATGGTAATATTTTCACTATCATTTTATTTCTCCATGtactatttctaaaaataataaaataataaaatgaaagaaagcagatcAAGTGGTTAgttaataattatatttggaaagctatcaaaatttatttagtataagaatgtgagtcaattttaattgatttctaccataaattaaatttgatcaaatctaagttgttttaatccttattaaatttgtctaaaaatttatttagattatgtcttaaaaatgcaaagtagAAATATTTCTATTTAGATTATTTCTCCGTACTATTTCTAGGTGACATTTTCTGAatatgccacttggcttaatgtcATGCATCACTACAttcattttaatatatatataatatttaagttttttcttatcttataaataactttatactttatgtaagatcttattttactgcttgaatttttttaatttttgaagtcaataaatctttaatatcttaagtaagttttattttatgttttaacttacttcaaagtataaatagtcataggttatctcaatttatgtctttctatatttttttatttttttcccattttagtttttaattaaatttttatctccatatttctagctaatttagaagaaaatctatgagtggatcaatagAGAAATAGatatatttagattatgtataagattcattaaattACTTCCTTTaatatgtttccatttataatttctaATAATTAACGTTGTCATacaattgccaagtggcttcattttagcttgccacttggcttaaccataatgcatactactctccttttaatataatgtAGATATAGATGTTCAGTTTAGAAACGAAAGGCAGCTAATTTCTAAGAATATCTAAACAATCACGTAAAGAGCAAATAAAGGCAAGATATTTGTCTACTTTTAAACATATTCCAAGTCCTCCCTATTTGTCATGTGCATATTTGGAGGTGCTACATCTGTCCAATTTGTTAGATATGATTTTAATAATGCAAATAATATATCTGTTTTATGTGTAGGAACTCATGGATAACATTCAAAGATCGAAGGAATCAATTAGAGAAAATCAAGGAATCAATGGATAGCTACAAGATGAAAGGAATCAATTAGGGAAATCAAGGAAAGCAATTCGAAATTAGAGAAATCAATCAAAGCCAAGACGGAATCAATCAAAGCCTAGACTTAAGGAATCAAATAAATCTAGCATATCCAAATCTAGAAGGAGCAAGATTTTGGGAAGCATATATGGAAAATCATTCAAGTCTCTCGTCAAGCATAGCCGTTGTTGTATAagcttattcttggaaagaattaatttctttccaaggatcaaatctctccAGAAACGAAGCCTCTCTCAAAGTATTTAAACTTGTATCTGTACCCTAGAGCCATATTCTTTGATCGAACCAAATACCTTCTCTttgttctactgcaaacaaacattgtagctTTACTAAATCTGCtgtgtaacaagttagagaagaaagagagagcaactttggtgaggcattgtatcaaaagaaACAAGTGATATAGAAACTAAGCTATCAATGTAGATCACACCATTCTCTGTGTACTCGAAGAAACTCATTCACTGAAAGAGAACCCCCTTGCAACCCAAagggactggactaggattcacattgaatccgaaccagtataaaaacttcgatgtctttaattcctgcgtttaatttctgcattttaaattctgtccTTATTAGTATCAAGTTCTTACATCTAGTCGACTAATTGTAAAACTAGTCAACTAATAactattaagtttaaaaataaataattcacCCCCTCtagtactttcaattggtatcagagtgaGACTCgtacttttcttttgcttaacaacttgtgagaaaagatcatggcaaATCAAGTTATCATAGCATCACTCTTTCAAGAAGGAACTTCCCAAGTAAGGCCACCATACTTCAATAGACAACATTTCTCCCACTGGAAAGCACGTATGGAAATATATGCAAAGGCGTATGATGTTAAAGTGTGGAGAGTTATCAAAAAGGGAAACTATCCTCTGCCGGCTGCTGCTCAACCTCTTACTAATCCTGAAGATATAAACTCATATACAGATGAGCAAATGGCGGTTGCGCAAGTCAACAACAAGGCAAGAAATTTGCTCTATAATGCTATAAGTGGTGAAGAATATGAAAAAATCTCCAGTTGTGATACAACCAAAGAAATGTGGGAAAAGCTTGAAGTCAAAAACGAAGGAACCGACAAAGTAAAGGAAACACATATCAACATGTTGGTTAACGATTATGAACTCTTCCAGATGGAAGAAAGAGAATCTATTGAGTAAATGCTTGCCAAATTCAGTAAAATCATTAGAGATCTAAAAGCTTTCGGCAAACCATACTCAAGTGGTGATCAAGTTAGAAAGATTCATAGAAGCTTACCAACCACTTAGCAAACTAAAGTAGTCATACTTGAATCATATGATCTGAATAAATTGTCTTATGATGAACTTCATGGAGACTCATAGCTTTCAAAAAGACATATCTTAAGAAAACAAactaagaagaaaagaagaaaacagttGCATTCAAGGCCACAACTGAGATAGCTGAGAATGATATCGATGATGATCCTGAAGCTCTTCAGAAGAAATTGCTATGATGTCAAAAAACATGGATGGTTTAATGAGAAGATTCAGGAATACGAGAAGAGGAATGATCCCACCTAGGGGAACCAGGCAATACAACGAACAAGATAAGAATGATGGAAAATGCTATGAGGGTGGAATATTTAGACATATTCAAGCCGAGTGTCCAgatctaaaaagaaaaatctccaGAGGTTTCAACAAAAATAAATCATTTGGAAGTTGGAGTGATGAAGACAGTTCAGAACACGAATAAATAGCAAATATTTGCTTTATGACAATTCTTGAAAACGATATGAACAAACTTTTAGGATGCTGGACAGATGAGGATACTTCAGACGAAAAATGCAAAGATAACAATGAAAACTGTTTCATGACTCGAGGTGAAACAAGCAAGGTAAGGTCTTATAATTGTGAAAGATGTAATGAATTGTAGGATATTCTTGATCTCACTTTGAAAGAGTctcaaaaaataatgaatgaaCTAAAGAGACTCAACAAAGAAGTAAAAGACTGGAAACTCAAACATGAAGTATGTGAAATCGAAAAAGAAGTACTtcaagaagagtttgaggaattgcAAATGCAACTCAATGGCATGCGCAAATCCATAAGTCATAGTTCAATTAGGTCAAACCAGGCGATTTTCAAGTCAGCTGGAAAAGGACCAGCCAGAACCGAGTCCGCTAGTACTAACACTAATGAAAGACCCAAAAATGGGTCAGGAATTACGTGTCACCACTGCAATAAAAATGGACATAAATATTCTTTTTGTCGATTTTGTAAGTCAAATATTTCAGGATGGATTTGGAAACCCAAAAATAATTCTGAACCTAGTAACACTAACTAACCAGGACCCAAGCAAGCTTAGGTACCTAAAAGAAAGTAAACACTATGTTTTGCAGGAACACCACAGAATAAGTCTCAAAGGAAAATAGTACTTAGACAGTGCGTGTTCCAGTCACATGACAGGTGATAAAAACCTGTTCAAGGAAGTTACAAAAATAGATGAAGGAAGCGTTAAGTTTGGTGATGACTCGAAAGGAAAAATAATTGGTACCGGAACAATTCCCTTCAATAACAACTATGATATCATTGAGGTTTATCTAGTTGATGGGATTAATTACAATCTTCAGAGCATAAGTCAGCTATGTGACTCAGGATATGAGGTAAAGTTTAAGAAAACAGGTTGTGGTATTGAAGATGAGACAGGTAAAACAATCCTCCTAGGTAAAAGGTATGGAAACGTTTACATTCTCGATGGTTTTGAAAATATAGATGGTCATATCTGTTTAACTTCCATATCTGATGATCCCTGGTTATGGCATAGGAAACTTGGTCATGCAAACATGCATTTGATAGAAAAACTTTCCAAGCATGTGTTAGTTATTGGCTTACCCAAACTGAATTTCTCTAGAAATCATATATGTGATGCTTGTCAAATTGGAAAACAAACtagaaactctttcaaaaataaGGATATTGTATCTACTTCTAAATATCTGCAACCGCTTCATATGGATTTATTTGGGCCTACTAAAACTGCTAACATAGGAAGAAAACGatatgcttttgttattgttgatgattactcgCATTTTACATGGGCGATTTTCTTATCTCATAAAAGAGGAAGCGTTAAAAAACTTTGAAGTTTTCTGTAAGaaggttgaaagagaaaaggggtacctgattacaacaatccaaagtgatcatggaggagaatttgaaagcagAGCATTCGAAGACTTTTGTAATGATCAAGGATATACTCATAATTTCTCTGCACCAAGATCATCCCAATAGAATGGAGCCGTGGAAAGGAAAGATAGAACAATACAAGATATGGTAAGAACGATGTTACTAAACCATTCACTACCAAACCATTTCTTGGCAGAATGAGTAAGTACATCATGTTACATTCTCAACCGATGTCTCATAAGGTCTATTCTGAAGAAAACTCCTTATTAACTGTGGAAAGGTGATGAAGATCAAATTCAAGAAAGTCAGGAGACAAGCTAATCACAAAAGTCGACTGATGGATCTGACACTGTGATAGAGTCAACTAATGAAACCAGCAACAATCCACTATAACCTCCAAAAGGAGTTGTCTATACAGTTCACCCAAATAAATGGAGAAGTGAACCTGAATACCCTAAAAAATTCATCATAGGAGATCCAAATGAAGGAATAAAATGCCAGGAGAGCTCTCAAGAAGAAAGCAAACATAGCACAAATCTCTTAGATTAAGCCAAAGAAAATAGAGGAAGCTCTTAAAGACTCAAGCTGGATGCAAGCAATGCAGGAAGAGCTAGATCAATATGACAAAAATCAAGTATGGAAATTGATACCCAAACCTGAAAACGTTCCTGTAATAGGAAAAAAGTGGGTCTTCAGAAATAAGCTCAATGAGGATGGAAAAGTTGTAAGAAACAAAGCCAAATTAGTTGGTCAAGGATATTCACAAcaagaaggagtcgactatgacgaAACCTTTTCCCCAGTAGCTCGACTGGAATCTATACGAATTCTTTTGGCATATGCATCCTTTAAAGGATTCAAGTTATTTTAGATGGATATTAAAAGTGTCTTTTTAAATGGTTTCATTGAAGATGAAGTATATGTGAAGCAACCCCCTGGGTTTGTAGACTCAAAGTTTCCCTATAATGTGTATAAGCTAACTAAAGCACAGTACGGACTGAAGCAAGATCCACAAGCATGGTACAGAAGATTAAACTTTTTTCTTATTGATCATGGGTTTATAAAAGGTAAAGTAGACACTACTCTGTTTATTAAAAGATCATCAGAAGGTAATCTCATTATTCAAAATTATATTGTTGATATTATATTTGGCAGTACTAATCCTCTTATGTGcaaggaattttcaaatcttatgcaaagtGAGTTCGAAATGAGCATGACGGGAGAACTAACGTTTTTCCTTGGACTCCAAATTCAATAATCTGAAGAAGGAACATTCATATGTCAGAATAAATACACAAAGGAATTGATCCAAAAATTTGTTATGAGAAATACCAAAGCTATTAGCACACCAATGAGTCCCTCAACAAGTCTCGACAAAGATGAATAGGGAAATTCTGTTGATTAAACTAAGTATCGTAGAATGATTGTTTCTCTTCTTTATCTAACTGCTAGTCGACCGGATATTATGTTTAGTATTTGTAAATGTGCTAGGTTTTAGTAGCTCTTAAGGAATCTCACCTAACTGTAgtaaaaagaattatttgataTCTTATTGGAAGTGTCTCTCATGGATTATGGTATCCTCGTTCTAATATATTTAAATTAGAAGGTTTTTCAGATACTGATCTTGCAGGTGATAAGGAAGATAGAAAAAGCACAACTGGAACATGTCAATTACTTGGCAAAGCATTGATATCTTGGAACAGTAAAAAACAAGGATCAGTTGCACTATCCACGACTGAAGCTGAATATATTGCTAAATGTTGTGCACAACTACTGTGGATGTCTCATCAACTTGGTGACTGTGAATTATTTTTAAGCTTATTCAAATTTCTGTGATAATTCTAGTGCTATATGTCTTTCAAAAAATCATGTACATCATTCTAGAGCAAAACATATAGACATCAAACATTAttttattagagatcatgttcttaaAGGAAACATAGAAATATCTTTTGTTGGAACAACTGATCAATTAGCAGACATTTTTACTAAGCCTTTATTAAAGATAGGTTTTGTTCTTTAAGAGAATTACTTGGCATTATTTTGCATTAATAATAAATTTTAGGACTTATGTGCAATCAGGTTGATTTGTATGCCTaatattttatttcttattttatcATTAATTGCGCCCCCGTTTTCCCTCTCTTTTCACATCAGTTGGGATTTTCAAAGATGGAAAGCCAATCATCGCGTCTGCACAACTGACGCCTTTTCCTTTTCTGTACTCAATCGTCAGAATTTTCAAAATCCCTCTTTTCAAGGCAGAAATCTCTTTTCAATCTCCATCGTCTCTATCACCTAGAAAACCCTTCTCAGAAGCTCTGCCCAAACCAAAATCTTTCAATGGCTAAACACCCCAAAAATCCCTCCGCCTCCACTAGAAAAAGTACCCGCTCTAGAGCAAAACCCCCTTCTATGTGTtacaccccacaatattacgtcaatattacattccgcagtattatattacgacaatgttatgctctaCAGTATTAAGTTACTACAGTGTTCTACCcagtagtattacattacagaaatgttacgctttgcagtaataagttacgacagtgttgcactctatactattttacgttgaatttgttgtaaggtaattgacatcagtccaaggaaaagattatttggggattataaggattatgctatttcacaagtgattagtaaattcatgaaagtgaaagggggagcaagtttaagaaaatgaattttgtcaaagtttgacattttgggataaaatacggcccgagctaaaatacccgatatttatggactagcgccatacaaggtactacatggccatgatagtaaggtgtacaatgtatgttaaaagtgagtaatattttaagtaagtgggaataattctcaattttttgggtaattgattaattaccaggtaacgggacattacccgattaactaataaatggataaGATTAAATCCCTTTTCCCCCAAACGTTGCAGCTAGCCACATTCTAAAACTATGACTCTTAGTAAGTTTTCCTTAGGTGGCAACCTATAATAATATTTAAGAGACACTCCAATTCAAAAAAAGATTCTTCAATACAAACACAGCTAGCTAGTTTCTATatgttcatttttcctttttttattttatttattagaaAACTTTTGCATTCTGTTTAAGAGTGCCAATGTGTCATGAGTTATCCAAGTGTTACAACTTTTGCTGTTTCTattaaaaaaatagcaaaatataCACATAATTTCCTAGCTATTAAGAAAAGGTCATGGTTTTACTACTTTCTTCTTCTCTaccaaattccaaaaaaaaaaacttcaattTCTATAGAAGGAAAGGATTTAATTTCAGCACAGTAGATTGAATAAGGAGACATGGAAAAGCTGTATAAGGTTTTGGGTGGAGATGATTTAATGGAGTTTTATAAAAGAGAAATTGGGCTTTCTCTCGTCGAATCTCTGCTTCTGCGGCCATGGTCAAGCAGCCGGATTTATATTGCAAGTTAACCGGTCATGAAGGACAATAAACTTCAATGCCACCGGTGATGTTCTTGTCTCTGGTTCTGATGATAGAAGGGTAATGCTATGGGACTGGGCAACGAGAACCTCAAAGCTATCTTATCCATCAGGTCACATGGACAATATTTTCCAGGCAAAGTTCGTGCCCTTCACCGATGATCGTAAAATAGTAACTGCATCCGGTGAtgcttaggtatgttaaggctatcccttctttcttttgtcatgatccatacgatacgaacaaaatgtgcaaatgcacaaattttataaatgactctattcatagaagtattagagatatctatgttcttgaattttcatgtgtcataatattttatcatctgttcatgggtcttagaaaaacatgaatgttgaaaagagtttactttatgatattactcaaaagcaaaatggtcttatgaagctccgaaagattttattaacgtacctttcatgcattgcattcatgtgcattgacctatgacctgatgacattatatacgcgtatatatgtatatatatatatatatgtatatggtatatgggaaaggttacggtattatatatgcaccaccacctgatcagttggtatatgatgatgatgttgccaaacagtggctaaaatatggttaaaatggcattatatacacgtatatatgtatgtatatatatgtatatgggatatgagaaagggtatgacgttatatacgcaccaccacctgatcagctagtatacaatgataattttgcccacagtggccgatatgatatgatgggatgcactcagaggctgatgatgttatgaaacatgtacctatgcatgacatgatattcatacgcatatgcatgacgctaaaagtaatttatgatttacaaagttattcagacttacaggttgagtcatgtactatatatgtcttccatgtctcatatgtatttatgtatgtgccttacatactcggtacattattcgtactgacgtcccttttattggggatgctgcatttcatgctcgcaggtcccgatagacaggtcgagatcactccaagtaggctatcagctcagcggaagatgttggtgtgcaccatttgcttcggagttgcttgtttggttagtatgatttagacgtgtattgtttggtatgacagGACTCTATcttgacctttatgacatttgtTTACTCTCagaggcttatagacatatgTCGTGAACATGAAAgatttgtcggcctatgttttgagtttataaatgattatgttagcctattaggcccgtatgtcacatgtatatgatgatgtaataagaaagatacattacgttggtactcggtcgagtaaggtaccgggtttcCATCGCGGCGCAttagtttgggtcatgacaaaagtggtatcagagcagttctgtcctagagggtctacaagctgtgtctagtagagtcttgtttatgggtgtgtcatgcaccacacttataagtaggaggctacagggcatttaggattgtcactctttcttcttacgcTAGATTGTGTGGTAGAACTCACTTATAAGTATTCAAAttttgaaattctattttattcataataaggtGATGCCTATATTCAGAAAGATGGTCGATAAGGGATATAACCGTGGAAGtattgagttagaggaactcgattttgcatcttgcttatgatcaataaatgtgaggtcttcagcagatcatgcgtgtactaaaaggtgtaaggttcttgataaggagctttaAGGAAAGAGTACTTATCCGCTTTTACGGTAAAAAGCAAAAAGGAATAATGAAATTGGAagttagacacaagtttcagtaagtaaaagaaataaggtgaaaaagggtacgaggtacctagttaataaagattatcattatttatcATTCAGGAAGCAAGATATATGCATTTTAAGTTACTTTCAATAGTAATAGATGTACGTACAATCAGTCACACCTATCTCAGTCATGCCCTATGGCAGCTAAcagatatggtttaagagaaggatagaATAGCatgatccggctggggttagagtaacccaaaatggtggatggatagTTTGCACTAATTTACATTTCGGAAGGATATTAAAAAGGTGATAATAGATCTCCTTATGAGATACCTAGGTGGtgtactctaaaatagtacaactagacATGGGTACTACAAAGACAGGCACTAGAAGCCTaaaaaggataaatattatcttagtatggctCCCATCCCTAGTAGAGAATTAATGCTAGGCAACCCAATGAGCCAGTGGATGGtgcaaaggggagctaaaagcaaaagaatattttgttgaagttttcagaataaagtgatagacagaaatgttcgcaggaaataagaagagagctaatgaagcattaagagtaagatgtgatacatggatgacaacgatatgccaaaaagatgacagtattctagagtctatagtcaagtgaaggaaaagactaGAAGTGACCGCCCTTGAggtaacaaaagagtataggacaTAAAGTTATATCCTCACTTCAAGAAACAAGTTCGTGACGCTAACGTGATTCAGAAGAAACTGTTAGACCCCAAAGTAATAGAAGTTAGCATGGACTGGTGgaaaaagataaactaaacatgaattagggactgggtGATTTGTTGGTGGTTGGaatcatgagaacttcatattgaattccggcgataatagaatggaccatagaggaagattcatgagaaactcAGAGAATGGTTATTctggaagacgcttccctaaagcaagcaatgtgagcaaagttaagcttaagggattgtATGTGCCACTTACACTAAGTATCACCCTCGtgagtgaggaattttgttatacTTGGTACAGAAAGGATtgtcgcaaggcgagtaaggatcattgattttgagaaacaatgccaaagatgaagagggaaaacatctataggtagatcctcgtggcttcagcttttagtagacccctaaaagggggaatatggagtgatgtggcattaagtcagaattaaatggttctagtgactatgaaaTGGTAAAgtaagaatgcgataaatgaaagaggaatgatatgacacttatccaaatcttatatATAAGCTacaattcaagaatattgtgcaagcacgacgttAATGAGAGGAAGTAAATGTTCCtacccgagctgttattaataaataaggagccagtgcaagatgtaagttaaa
Coding sequences:
- the LOC104212415 gene encoding uncharacterized protein, yielding MANQVIIASLFQEGTSQVRPPYFNRQHFSHWKARMEIYAKAYDVKVWRVIKKGNYPLPAAAQPLTNPEDINSYTDEQMAVAQVNNKARNLLYNAISGEEYEKISSCDTTKEMWEKLEVKNEGTDKVKETHINMLVNDYELFQMEERESIE